The window ACTACCCCAACGTTTACCGAAGCTTCTCTCAGAATTTCGGCTTCTCGACCGGTCTCGTGCCCTGGACACAGATGCAGCTTTCCATCGATCAGTTCCGCAACATGACTGGAGGCAACTTGACAGAAGACAGCGTCGAGTTCTTGAGAGGCGCTACTTTGGTGTACCCGGATGGTTCGTCCTCGACACCTTCCGGCTCGGCTCTCGTGAAGAGGGCATTCGACAACTTTGTTCACCTTGCCAGACGTCAGATCGAGGGTATCGAGACCAgcgtcaacaccaccgagcCCGGTGTTGTGCCCGAAGGTGGTGCTCCCACCGAGACTATCCGCGTGGCTGTCACCGGCATGCAAGCCTACGTCCAGGAGCTCTCCGTCCCCAAGTCCAACACCTTCATGACTGTACTCCTCATTGTGGCTCTTGTCATCGCCGTCATCGTTGTgggcgtcctcctcgtcaagatCATTCTCGAGTTCTGGGCTCTCTTCGGCAACTTCCCAAAGTCATTATCTGGATTCCGCAAGCATTACTGGGGCTCCATTGGCCGCGCCATCACTCACTTGATTCTTCTGCTCTATGGCGTGTGGGTTCTGTACTGCGTCTTTCAATTTACCAACGGAGACTCCTGGGCGGCCAAGACCCTAGCTGGtatcaccctcttcctcttcaccggCATTCTTGCCTTTTTCTCCTTCAACATCTGGCGTACAGCCCGGAGActcaagaagcaggagggCGACGTTGCAGGGTTGTACGACGACAAGAGCATCTGGGTCAAGTACAGCTTGTTCTACGAGTCCTATCGCAAGGGCTGCTGGTGGATTTTCGTGCCCACCATCATTTACATGTTTGCCAAGGGTTTCGCTCTGGCTGCCACTGACGGCAATGGCATGGTTCAGACGTCTgcccagctcatcatcgaGGGCGTCATGCTCATCGTTCTGATCTGGAGTCGCCCCTACGAGCGCAAGTCGAGCAACGtgatcaacatcaccattcaGGTTGTCCGCGTTCTCTCGGTTGTCTGCATCTTTGTCTTTGTTGAGCAATTCGGCATCGCCCAAACCACCCAGACTGTGGCCGGTGTCGTCTTGATCGCTGTGCAGTCTGCTCTGACGGGCATCCTCGCCATTCTGATTGCCTGGAACGCGATCAGTGCCTGCTGCAAGAAGAACCCGCACAGACAGAGAAGAAAGGAGATGGGTATGTCATTTCTTATTTACCCCTCTCAGGATCGAGATCTTGCTAACATGGCTCCCCAGAAAAAATGCAACGTGACACCCTCACCCCACTGGATGCGCGCAActctctccttctcgacCGTGAGAAGACGGCGCAGTCTGATCTTACCGATTCCTT is drawn from Podospora pseudocomata strain CBS 415.72m chromosome 1 map unlocalized CBS415.72m_1, whole genome shotgun sequence and contains these coding sequences:
- a CDS encoding uncharacterized protein (COG:S; EggNog:ENOG503NYNJ) — protein: MKTWIFRAGLAGLALANGVLGADILETVGFSNCNGTAAVSVQRVNIKYNNEDKSVTFDVAGSSSQIQNVTAVLNVTAYGQNIYSNAFDPCDAATFVDQLCPVPAGTFSAKGTQKIPEEFANLVPAIAFQIPDIAAMATLQLQSKESGERVACLEAQVSNGKTAVVPAVSYVAAGVAGAALIMSGISAAGAVFSGASAAASGASAGGMGTISPSFTEVFGWFQGMAMNGMMSVNYPNVYRSFSQNFGFSTGLVPWTQMQLSIDQFRNMTGGNLTEDSVEFLRGATLVYPDGSSSTPSGSALVKRAFDNFVHLARRQIEGIETSVNTTEPGVVPEGGAPTETIRVAVTGMQAYVQELSVPKSNTFMTVLLIVALVIAVIVVGVLLVKIILEFWALFGNFPKSLSGFRKHYWGSIGRAITHLILLLYGVWVLYCVFQFTNGDSWAAKTLAGITLFLFTGILAFFSFNIWRTARRLKKQEGDVAGLYDDKSIWVKYSLFYESYRKGCWWIFVPTIIYMFAKGFALAATDGNGMVQTSAQLIIEGVMLIVLIWSRPYERKSSNVINITIQVVRVLSVVCIFVFVEQFGIAQTTQTVAGVVLIAVQSALTGILAILIAWNAISACCKKNPHRQRRKEMEKMQRDTLTPLDARNSLLLDREKTAQSDLTDSFSLLKTGAPLGTVDTKQSLTRPVSSASSRYTPPPSQPQHTRDGSNDSSYFRSNNRESRQPRLPISVNGTVYHSQPNPYGGGAMGYGGGGHGPGGGYGYRG